A stretch of Arcobacter arenosus DNA encodes these proteins:
- a CDS encoding FtsW/RodA/SpoVE family cell cycle protein — protein MRLFDKRIISHFDYLLIIFILPLVLLSYNLISETNTALANKQLMYFSISLVAFFIVFILPIRRHIRLIPLLYWLGIILLLAVEFFGETRLGAKRWLSLPITGMTIQPSELFKPVFILMIGYLIQNREPEKGGYNFKDFIYFSFYILLPFVLIAKEPDLGTALVLLLVGYGILFIIGVNWKIWAGIVITIALASPLIYSNLIKDYQKKRIKDFLSEKPSYQVQQSIIAIGNGGVVGKDTEEATQTQLKFLPIATSDFIFAYFVERYGFLGAFGLIFVYGLLIFHLLSLNYYFHDDYIIRAFASGLGFLIFFNMSVNILMVIGYAPVVGLPLPMFSYGGSSFINFIVLFAILENLLAFRFMDSYQFERRLK, from the coding sequence ATGCGTTTATTTGACAAAAGAATTATATCTCATTTTGACTATTTATTAATAATATTCATTTTACCTTTGGTTTTGCTTTCTTATAATTTGATAAGCGAAACAAACACTGCTTTAGCGAATAAGCAGTTGATGTATTTTTCCATCTCATTAGTTGCTTTTTTTATAGTTTTTATTTTACCTATTAGACGCCATATTAGATTAATTCCTCTTTTATATTGGTTGGGGATTATACTTTTATTAGCTGTGGAATTTTTTGGAGAAACAAGGCTTGGTGCTAAAAGATGGCTTTCTTTACCAATTACAGGGATGACAATTCAACCAAGTGAACTTTTTAAACCTGTATTTATATTAATGATTGGATATTTAATTCAAAATAGAGAACCTGAAAAAGGTGGCTACAATTTTAAAGATTTTATCTATTTCTCTTTTTATATTCTTTTACCTTTTGTTTTGATAGCAAAAGAGCCAGATTTAGGGACAGCTTTAGTTTTACTTTTAGTTGGTTATGGGATATTATTTATTATTGGCGTAAATTGGAAAATATGGGCAGGTATTGTTATTACTATTGCATTAGCTTCCCCCTTGATATACTCAAATTTAATTAAAGATTATCAGAAAAAAAGGATAAAAGACTTTTTATCTGAAAAACCAAGTTACCAAGTTCAACAATCAATTATTGCTATTGGTAATGGAGGTGTTGTAGGTAAAGATACAGAAGAAGCAACACAAACTCAATTAAAGTTTTTACCAATTGCTACTAGTGACTTTATTTTTGCTTATTTTGTTGAAAGGTATGGTTTTTTAGGGGCTTTTGGACTTATCTTTGTTTATGGATTATTGATATTTCACCTATTATCTTTAAATTACTATTTCCATGATGATTATATTATTCGCGCCTTTGCCTCCGGATTGGGTTTTTTAATATTTTTTAATATGAGTGTAAATATTTTGATGGTTATAGGTTATGCACCTGTTGTAGGCCTACCTTTACCTATGTTTTCATATGGGGGAAGTTCTTTTATTAACTTTATTGTTTTATTTGCAATATTGGAAAATCTTCTAGCTTTTAGGTTTATGGATTCTTATCAATTTGAAAGAAGACTAAAATAG
- a CDS encoding RluA family pseudouridine synthase produces MNKIFIVQEPNRLDKFLSLNIEASRNQLEQLIKKEYVKVDGKTVSKPGIKLKENQEVEVFFPEAQINPVKDEEFIQESLKDKEVGIIYEDEHILVLNKPYNLTIHDAPSVKDATLVDWLKLKKISLSTISGEERHGIVHRLDKGTSGVMVVAKSNEAHVGLAKQLEDKTMGRYYLAIIDLPLKEDLIVEKPIGRNPTNRLKMSILENGKNAKSAFCKLATSNNEKYDLIAAKLFTGRTHQIRVHLASINRHILGDNLYGFKGELNKINRFYLHAYNLYLIHPITNKQMSFTAKLNNDMQEFLEKNFNMESVYDKINETNIINCFDFTS; encoded by the coding sequence ATGAATAAAATTTTTATTGTCCAAGAGCCAAATAGGTTAGATAAGTTTCTAAGCCTTAATATTGAGGCTTCAAGAAACCAACTTGAACAACTAATAAAAAAAGAGTATGTAAAAGTAGATGGAAAAACTGTAAGTAAACCAGGAATAAAATTAAAAGAGAATCAAGAAGTAGAAGTATTTTTCCCCGAAGCACAAATAAATCCAGTAAAAGATGAAGAGTTTATACAAGAATCTTTAAAAGATAAAGAGGTTGGAATTATCTATGAAGATGAACATATATTGGTTTTAAACAAACCTTATAATCTCACAATTCACGATGCCCCAAGTGTGAAAGATGCAACTTTAGTTGATTGGCTTAAACTAAAAAAAATATCCCTTTCAACAATTTCAGGTGAAGAAAGACATGGAATTGTTCATAGACTAGATAAAGGAACTAGTGGTGTTATGGTTGTTGCTAAAAGTAATGAAGCCCATGTTGGACTTGCAAAACAACTAGAAGATAAAACCATGGGAAGATATTATCTTGCAATTATAGATTTACCCCTAAAAGAAGATTTAATCGTTGAAAAACCTATCGGGAGAAATCCTACAAATAGACTTAAAATGTCGATTTTAGAAAATGGGAAAAATGCAAAATCAGCTTTTTGTAAGTTAGCCACATCAAATAATGAAAAATATGACTTAATAGCTGCTAAACTTTTCACAGGAAGAACTCATCAAATAAGAGTGCATCTAGCTTCGATAAATAGGCATATACTTGGTGATAATTTATATGGATTTAAGGGCGAATTAAATAAAATAAATAGATTTTATTTACATGCATATAATTTATATTTAATTCACCCAATTACAAATAAACAAATGAGTTTTACTGCAAAGCTTAATAATGATATGCAAGAATTTTTAGAAAAAAACTTTAACATGGAGAGTGTATATGACAAAATTAATGAAACTAACATCATTAACTGCTTTGATTTTACTAGTTAG
- a CDS encoding coproporphyrinogen III oxidase family protein — protein MINNMKNILFNNIVNNIVDKTFESSVKIIKTQKNDSKFNHINNDISYLLYLHIPFCDNLCPFCTFHKYSHNMKTSTKYFENLREEIKILKSHNVKIDSIYIGGGSPLINDVELLKTLKLLKKCFDVDDVSCETDPNHIEVETVKKLKGYVRRLSIGVQSFNDTLLKQLGRFDKFGDVKSLIKKIKAVQGILPMTNIDLIFNLPNQTEKMLRDDIKIAKSLGIEQVVAYPLMSSTLNSKFTNRFEPNNNKEHFYNIINEELKDYHANNMWSFSRDKVNMNDEYISTHNEYIGLGSGAFSYLEGKLFINAFDLEKYEELLKTKKDTILAKSEFSKKNVIQYYILCTLFSGTFDIKAYNKKFKISLEKVLGKELFILKNFGIIYIEDDVINLTKKGRYILTVMMSNFYSQMDKVRALFRNKSYLFN, from the coding sequence ATGATTAACAATATGAAAAATATACTTTTTAATAACATTGTAAATAATATAGTTGATAAAACTTTTGAGTCGTCCGTTAAGATTATAAAAACCCAAAAAAATGATTCTAAATTTAATCATATCAATAACGACATCTCTTATCTTCTTTATTTACATATCCCATTTTGCGACAATCTTTGTCCATTTTGCACTTTTCACAAATACAGTCATAATATGAAAACTTCTACAAAATATTTTGAAAATTTAAGAGAAGAGATAAAAATACTTAAATCCCATAATGTAAAAATTGACTCTATTTATATAGGTGGAGGAAGTCCACTTATAAACGATGTAGAGTTATTAAAAACATTAAAACTTTTAAAAAAATGTTTTGATGTAGATGATGTATCTTGTGAGACAGATCCAAATCATATTGAAGTTGAAACTGTAAAAAAATTAAAAGGTTATGTGAGAAGATTATCCATTGGTGTTCAAAGTTTTAATGATACCTTATTAAAACAATTGGGAAGATTTGACAAATTTGGTGATGTTAAGTCATTAATAAAAAAAATCAAAGCTGTACAAGGAATCTTACCTATGACAAATATTGATTTGATATTTAATCTTCCAAATCAAACAGAAAAAATGTTAAGAGATGATATAAAAATAGCAAAATCACTTGGAATTGAACAAGTAGTTGCATATCCACTAATGAGTTCAACCCTTAATTCAAAATTTACAAATAGATTTGAGCCAAACAATAATAAAGAACATTTTTATAATATCATAAATGAAGAATTAAAAGATTATCATGCTAATAACATGTGGTCATTTTCAAGGGATAAAGTTAATATGAATGATGAATATATCTCAACTCACAACGAATATATAGGACTTGGAAGTGGCGCTTTTTCTTATTTAGAGGGAAAATTATTTATTAATGCATTTGACTTAGAAAAATATGAAGAGTTATTAAAAACAAAAAAAGACACGATTTTAGCAAAAAGTGAATTTAGTAAAAAAAATGTAATTCAATACTATATCTTATGCACTCTATTTTCTGGTACTTTTGATATAAAAGCTTATAACAAAAAATTTAAAATTAGTTTAGAAAAAGTTTTAGGAAAAGAACTATTTATTCTTAAAAATTTTGGAATTATTTATATTGAAGATGATGTTATTAATTTAACAAAAAAAGGAAGATATATTCTTACAGTTATGATGTCAAACTTTTACTCTCAAATGGATAAAGTAAGAGCTTTATTTAGAAACAAAAGCTATTTATTTAACTAA